The DNA segment CCCAGACGGTATCCGTGCCGCACCAGGCCCAAGCCGCATCCGTGCCGCACCACGCGCAAGCCGCAACCGTGCCGCACCAGGCCACGCCTCAGTCGGCCGCACCCCCGGGGACAGCACCGCAAGGCACAGCACCGCAAGCCGCGGCACCGCAATCAGCGCCGCCCTTCCAGGCCGTGCCGCATCAAGCCGCGCCGCATCAAGCCATGCCGCACCAGGCGGTTTCGCAGCCGGCGGTTTCGCAGCCGGCGGCCGAGCCTGGGTTCCCGCCGCCGCTGGCGCAGCCGATTCCGCTGCAGGTGGAGCGTCCCGAGGAGACCGAGCAGGCAGCCCGCCGGCTGGCCGCCCTCCTCCGCGACGACCCCACCTTGCTGGACGCGCCACACGACTGACACAGCCATACCTCAGCCGGGCCTTGAACGATCACGTTCAAGGCCCGCTCTGCGCCATGGCCACCCCGCGATCACCCTGAGTGACCACGACGCACCGCCTCCCTCGGACGCGCAAATATCACGCTGAGCGACGACACCACTCCTCGGCGAATTCACTCCCGATCACTTTAAAACGGGCAAATCGCGCCCGGTTTCCGCCCGACCGAGACGTCTGAGATGTCTGGGTTGGGCCGTTCGGGCAGTTCGCGCCCCCATTCAGCTCACGGCCCTTGAGTCACGCTCGGTAGTTCCTTAATGTCCTATTACGTCCAAGAGAGCGGCACGCCGGGCTCGACGGACATCACGAAACGTGACGAGGGTGGGGGAGGTACGGATGTCCTGGGCTAACAGCTGGCTCATCGCGATCACCGGATACGCGGTCCTGCTGGCCTGGCCGATCTCCACCCTGGTCCTGGTCTGGTTCGCGGTCCGCTACTCCGGCACTCACCGCGCCAAGAACGTCAACCGGGCGATAGCGGGCGGCGAGGGCCGGCCGAAGCACTTCTGGATCATCGTCCCGGCCCTCAACGAGGAAGCCGTCGTCGCGAACACGGTGAACGCGGCCCTCAACCTCCGCGGCCCGGCCGGCACGCTGGCCCGGGTCCTGGTCGTGGACGACGGCTCGGACGACCGCACTCCCGAGGTCCTGGCCGCTATTGATCACCCTCGGCTGCGGGTCATGCGCCGCGAGCTGCCGAACGCCCGTAAGGGCAAGGGCGAGGCGCTGAACGCCGCGTACCGCTACATCTCGGAGCGGACCGCGGAGGCCGGCGTCGAGCCCGAGCAGGTGGTCGTCGGCATCATCGACGGCGACGGGCAGGGCAGCGAGAACATCCTGGTCGAGGTCTCCCGGCTGTTGCGGGACACGAAGGTCGGCGCGGTCCAGGTGCAGGTGCGCATCCGCAACCGCAGCAAGCTTCTCGGCGCGGTGCAGGACCTGGAGTTCGGCGCGATCGTGGACGCCAGCCAGAACCTGCGCGACGTCCTGGACACCGTCGGTCTCGGCGGCAACGGCCAGTTCAGCCGGCTCTCCGCGTTGCAGGCCCTCGGTGACGCGCCCTGGTCCGACTGCCTGGTCGAGGACCTCGAACTGGGCCTGCGGATGCACCTCGGCGGCGTCTCGATCCGCTACACCTCACGGGCCTGTGTCACCCAGCAGGCGGTGGTCGACGTACGGCGGCTGACCCGGCAGCGGACCCGCTGGGCGCAGGGCAACATGCAGTGCGCCCGCTACCTGGCCCGCCTCTTCGAGTCACCGCGGATCGCTCGTACCGCCCTCGCCGAGATGCTGCACTACCTGCTCTCCCCGTGGGCGAACGCGATGGTCACGGTTCTGCTCGTCGTGTTCGGTGTGGCCGGCACGGCGGGCCTGCTGATCGGCCACCCGGTCCCGTTCCTGCCGACCTGGGCCGCGCTGGGCGAGAGCGCCGTGGTCTGGCTCGTGATCACCACGTTCCCCGGTCTGCTCTGGGCGATGGTGCACCGCGGCAAGCGCGGTGACGAAGGCCTGTCCCGGATGCTCGTCGCCGCCCTCGCGTACCCGGCCTTCCTGGTCCTCGGTCTCGCCGCCACCTATCGGGCGCTGGGCCGTCAGGCGAGCGGCCGCCAGTCCTGGGCGAAGACCGAGCGCCTCGCGGAGGAGCCGGTCCTCCAGCTCAGCGCCGCCTGAGACGCAATCCCCCCACCCCTCGCGAAAGAACGGCTCCCCCGTGAACACCATGAAGCGCGAAGTCCACCTCATCGGCGGCACCCGTCCCGAGGCAGTGAAGCTCGCCCCCGTCGCCCTCGCCATGCGGGAGGCCGGCCTGCTCACCCCGGTCCTGCTCGCCAGCGGCCAGCACCCTGCGATGGTCAGCCAGGCGCTCGCCGCGTTCGGCCTGGAGCCGGACATCACCCTCACCGTCGAGCGCAGCACCGGCAGCCAGGCCGAACTGCTCACCGCGATGGTCCGGGAACTCGACGAGCTCTGGTCGGTACGCACCCCCGCCGCCGTGATCGTGCAGGGCGACACCACGACCAGCCTGGCCGGCGCCCTCGCCGCGTTCTGGCGCCGCATCCCGGTCGTCCACCTGGAGGCCGGTCTGCGCTCCGGCGACCTGGACTCGCCGTTCCCCGAGGAGGCGAACCGCCGCCTGGTCGCCCAGGTCGCCTCGCTGCACCTCGCTCCGACCCCGCTCGCCGCGATGAACCTGCTGGACGAGAAGATCGCCCACACCGACGTGCTGATCACCGGCA comes from the Actinoplanes sp. OR16 genome and includes:
- a CDS encoding glycosyltransferase; its protein translation is MSWANSWLIAITGYAVLLAWPISTLVLVWFAVRYSGTHRAKNVNRAIAGGEGRPKHFWIIVPALNEEAVVANTVNAALNLRGPAGTLARVLVVDDGSDDRTPEVLAAIDHPRLRVMRRELPNARKGKGEALNAAYRYISERTAEAGVEPEQVVVGIIDGDGQGSENILVEVSRLLRDTKVGAVQVQVRIRNRSKLLGAVQDLEFGAIVDASQNLRDVLDTVGLGGNGQFSRLSALQALGDAPWSDCLVEDLELGLRMHLGGVSIRYTSRACVTQQAVVDVRRLTRQRTRWAQGNMQCARYLARLFESPRIARTALAEMLHYLLSPWANAMVTVLLVVFGVAGTAGLLIGHPVPFLPTWAALGESAVVWLVITTFPGLLWAMVHRGKRGDEGLSRMLVAALAYPAFLVLGLAATYRALGRQASGRQSWAKTERLAEEPVLQLSAA